One window of Vanessa cardui chromosome 5, ilVanCard2.1, whole genome shotgun sequence genomic DNA carries:
- the LOC124530062 gene encoding inositol polyphosphate 5-phosphatase E isoform X2: MTTSPTRTKQKLSLRKRLFVKKSPKVGCYVDTDSNEEFSQSTSRPMSPADPFIAHSAHNSETSIDNPHNNSNYNTRYGTDHHQTTHQNTTTYDDDSNQKCCKTFFRRSRPKSLVEGHGSKDDSYSRPSSPINDSSNNSLSDHTISQTKSEEIPKVTVNFPKSDDAKKYFEHSGSFEGIKPKSKLFVKRLSADHLISNESKPLYHSSSPESDRSSSLDRKRRNYLYGRLASHSLLGAAELEHVFPDREVKIFVGTWNMNGQAPPKELADFIFPNEVKHVPDIFAIGTQESFSERTEWEITIQEVLGPSHLLLHSYYLGTIHLTVFIRRDLIWFCSLPEDASLSVRPGTAFRTKGAVAISFALFGSTFLFVTAHLTAHQEKVKERLSDIKRIIRSIDLPKNLPCRHKSKDVTNNFDYVFWCGDLNFRLGEPRAAVLRWIEQTQFPLPPNLPHGLLHADQLTAVLEDGAAFRDFREAPITFPPTYKYDPGSQQFDTSSKQRVPAYTDRILFKAKSMTANSSSAFSGLRRISSVPVSSGLKCIAYNSVQSVVTSDHKPVWALFSCALRPGTDVVPLAAGLFNREVYLEGIKRRRALLDHAPGTSAICNIQ, encoded by the exons ATGACAACATCACCTACCAGGACCAAACAAAAGTTGTCATTGCGGAAACGACTATTTGTGAAAAAATCACCAAAAGTTGGCTGCTATGTAGACACAGATTCCAACGAAGAATTTAGTCAATCAACCTCACGCCCTATGTCCCCTGCTGACCCTTTTATAGCACATAGTGCTCACAACTCCGAAACTAGTATCGATAATCctcataataattcaaattataatacgaGGTATGGAACTGATCATCATCAAACAACTCATCAAAACACAACTACTTATGACGACGATAGTAATCAAAAATGTTGTAAGACGTTCTTTAGAAGATCTCGCCCTAAGAGCTTAGTGGAAGGCCACGGATCTAAGGACGATTCGTACTCAAGACCGAGCAGTCCAATAAACGATTCTAGTAATAATAGTTTAAGTGATCATACAATTTCTCAAACGAAAAGTGAAGAAATACCAAAAGTAACAGTGAATTTTCCAAAAAGTGAtgatgcaaaaaaatattttgaacattcGGGTTCATTTGAAGGCATTAAGccgaaaagtaaattatttgtcAAAAGGTTATCAGCTGATCATTTGATATCCAATGAATCAAAGCCGTTGTATCATTCGTCCTCACCCGAGAGTGATAGGAGTAGTTCTTTAGATCGTAAGAGAAG aaACTATTTATATGGAAGATTAGCATCACACTCTTTACTCGGAGCCGCTGAGTTGGAACATGTATTCCCAGATCGGGAAGTGAAAATATTTGTTGGTACCTGGAATATGAATGGACAGGCACCTCCAAA GGAACTAGCTGATTTTATATTCCCCAATGAGGTAAAACATGTGCCGGATATTTTTGCGATTGGCACTCAAGAATCATTTTCAGAGCGAACCGAATGGGAAATCACAATACAAGAGGTGTTGGGTCCATCACATTTACTACTGCACTCTTATTATTTAG GTACAATACATTTGACGGTATTTATAAGAAGAGATCTTATATGGTTTTGTTCGCTACCCGAAGATGCGAGCCTTTCCGTCCGTCCCGGTACCGCGTTTCGTACCAAAGGTGCCGTAGCAATATCCTTTGCGTTGTTTGGTTCGACGTTTCTCTTCGTGACCGCCCATCTGACAGCTCACCAAGAGAAAGTGAAAGAGAGACTGTCAGATATCAAGAGAATAATAAGGTCTATTGATTTGCCTAAAAATTTGCCCTGCAGACATAAAAGTAAAG ATGTCACTAACAATTTCGACTACGTGTTCTGGTGTGGTGATCTTAATTTTAGACTTGGAGAGCCGAGAGCCGCTGTTTTAAGATGGATCGAACAAACACAA TTCCCCCTCCCGCCAAATTTGCCGCACGGACTGTTACACGCGGATCAGCTGACTGCAGTGCTGGAAGACGGCGCCGCTTTTCGAGACTTCCGCGAAGCCCCAATTACTTTTCCACCAACttataag tATGACCCGGGAAGTCAACAATTCGACACGTCCAGTAAACAAAGAGTTCCGGCGTACACAGATCGAATATTGTTCAAAGCTAAATCAATGACAGCTAATTCGTCGTCTGCGTTTTCAG GCCTACGTCGTATCAGCAGCGTGCCCGTCTCGTCCGGCCTGAAGTGCATCGCGTACAACTCGGTGCAGTCGGTGGTCACCAGCGACCACAAGCCCGTGTGGGCGCTGTTCTCTTGCGCCCTGCGGCCCGGCACTGATGT tgTGCCCCTAGCCGCTGGTTTGTTCAATCGTGAAGTTTATTTAGAGGGAATAAAACGTCGACGAGCGCTTCTCGACCACGCCCCCGGTACGTCCGCCATATgcaatattcaataa
- the LOC124529945 gene encoding 26S proteasome non-ATPase regulatory subunit 12, translating into MTTNGDIGSLDASGKIVKMEVDYSATCDEKIPLWKSWASSGRVQEAIDQLLALEKQTRTGADMASTARILVTIVQICYEAKNWSALNDHVVLLSKRRSQLKQAVVKMVQECCTYVDKTPDKETKIKLIETLRTITEGKIYVEVERARLTHILAKIREEEDNVAEAAKIIQELQVETYGSMDKREKVELILEQMRLCLAIKDYVRTQIISKKINTKFFEEDNTQELKEKFYRIMIAVDQHNGQYLAVCRHFRALGQSGGSDALIGSVVFLILAPYDNEQADLTHRLNEDKDLDKLPEYKQLLGLFINPEIIRWSTLCSTYEKMLRQTPYFNSTDEKGQERWNDLKNRVVEHNIRIMSMYYTRITLQRMSELLGLSVTETEEALSQLVVSGVVRAKIDRPAGVVHFRLNMDASDRLNEWSSNLNTLMQLVNKTTHLINKEECVHKHLLATAE; encoded by the exons ATGACTACAAACGGCGATATAGGGAGCTTGGATGCTAGCGGCAAAATAGTTAAAATGGAA GTGGATTATAGCGCCACTTGTGATGAGAAAATACCCCTATGGAAATCATGGGCCTCCAGTGGCAGAGTTCAAGAAGCTATTGATCAATTGCTTGCTCTTGAGAAACAAACGAGAACG GGTGCTGACATGGCTTCCACTGCAAGGATCTTGGTAACCATTGTCCAAATCTGCTATGAGGCTAAAAACTGGTCTGCCCTCAATGATCATGTAGTTCTCCTGTCAAAAAGaag gtCTCAACTGAAACAGGCAGTAGTTAAAATGGTGCAGGAATGTTGTACCTATGTAGATAAAACACCGgacaaagaaacaaaaataaagcttATAGAGACACTGAGGACTATAACGGAAGGCAAAATCTATGTAGAGGTCGAAAGAGCTAGACTCACTCATATTCTGGCTAAAATAAGAGAAGAAGAAGATAATGTCGCTGAAGCTGCTAAGATCATCCAGGAGTTGCAAGTGGAGACTTATGGTTCAATGGACAAGAGAGAAAAAGTTGAACTGATTCTAGAACAAATGAGATTGTGTCTAGCCATCAAAGATTATGTTCGCACTCAGATTATTTCTAAGAAGATAAATACGAAGTTCTTTGAAGAAGATAATACTCAA GAACTGAAGGAAAAGTTCTATAGAATAATGATAGCAGTGGATCAACATAATGGACAGTATTTAGCAGTATGTCGTCACTTCCGCGCCCTGGGACAGTCTGGTGGATCCGATGCACTCATTGGCAGTGTTGTATTTCTCATATTAGCTCCATATGATAATGAACAGGCTGATCTTACACACAGACTTAATGAGGACAAGGATTTGGATAAATTACCTGAATACAA GCAACTCTTAGGGCTGTTCATCAATCCCGAGATCATAAGATGGAGTACTCTCTGCTCAACATATGAGAAGATGTTGAGACAAACACCATACTTTAATTCCACTGATGAGAAAGGACAGGAACGTTGGAATGACTTGAAGAACAGGGTTGTTGAACAT AACATCCGTATAATGTCAATGTACTACACACGCATCACGCTGCAGCGGATGAGCGAATTGCTCGGTCTGAGTGTGACAGAAACTGAGGAGGCGCTGAGTCAGCTCGTTGTTAGCGGCGTGGTGCGCGCCAAGATAGACCGGCCCGCTGGAGTCGTACACTTCAG gttgAACATGGATGCCTCGGACCGATTGAACGAATGGTCCAGTAACCTGAACACTCTGATGCAACTCGTCAATAAAACAACACATCTGATCAACAAAGAAGAGTGCGTTCACAAGCATTTGTTAGCTACAGCAGAATAG
- the LOC124529846 gene encoding zinc finger BED domain-containing protein 4-like, which translates to MSQREKIKNPIWQYFDKSISDTSKAVCKICNKCYSLGSHEAKKQTSHGLKLHLSKFHDHEYRQVQKRVSELNDYKSEAKLKRTDSSASLKKSSADQSTLVQSTILSLTSKPKVALWPDDHEITKRIDKTIMDLIIVDMLPYSLVGGEAFRRLNLWDPQGTRKYRLKSEKYFRTSLMPQTYDRIKSKVQELMAQSKWASATTDIWTNASKTCSLLSFTAHFIVNDKRLKVILGACVLEQDHTSQYIEEKFTSMVNEWGLQGKIFLVLRDNAANMVRAMRDQYESVGCVAHTLQLVIKQALFSENEIKDLLKKCRKIVGHFHHSEPATRKLKDCQKQCGLPEHALVQDIDVRWNSTYLMLQRLLEQKNAVNLYSVEHGKIDSLQSNEWVIAKNLTSVLSFFYEATLELSFDNACISIVIPLISLLNRKLQVRYESDNEMMTKMKNSLYESMNNRFSSVKKLPSLMVATLLDPRFKSKYLNSNEVDIAVTELISFLTESEGNKKSSRTTDNDNANDSVASTSTCVPQAHSIQQEKESLWDVHDNTSSQTETTESEEGTKHFLKEKIQSYLSEPLLQRNADIYSYWNCSPYPILRSAVLKYLSAPPTSVPSEQLFSAAGQIYSDRRNNLHGENVEKLLFMAYNIRLFNYEY; encoded by the coding sequence ATGTCACaacgagaaaaaataaaaaatccgaTTTGGCAGTACTTTGATAAAAGTATCAGTGATACATCAAAAGCTGTTTGCAAGATATGTAACAAGTGCTATTCATTAGGAAGCCACGAagcaaaaaaacaaacatcacATGGACTGAAGTtgcatttatcaaaatttcatgACCATGAATACAGGCAAGTACAAAAACGTGTCTCAGAATTGAATGATTACAAAagtgaagcaaaattgaaacgAACAGACTCGAGTGCATCGTTGAAAAAATCGAGCGCAGATCAGTCAACTCTTGTACAGTCAACTATCTTAAGTTTGACTTCTAAACCTAAAGTTGCACTATGGCCTGATGATCATGAAATTACAAAAAGGATTGACAAAACTATAATGGATCTGATTATCGTGGACATGTTGCCTTATAGTTTGGTGGGAGGTGAAGCATTCCGCCGTCTTAATTTATGGGACCCTCAAGGAACTCGCAAATATCGCTTaaaatctgaaaaatattttaggacTTCTCTAATGCCCCAAACATATGAcagaatcaaatcaaaagtaCAGGAGTTAATGGCACAGAGTAAGTGGGCAAGTGCTACTACAGACATTTGGACCAACGCGAGTAAAACATGTTCACTTCTTAGCTTCACAGCTCATTTCATCGTTAATGATAAACGTCTTAAAGTGATTTTAGGTGCATGTGTTCTAGAACAAGACCACACCAGTCAATATATCGAAGAAAAATTTACAAGTATGGTAAACGAATGGGGTTTGCAAGGCAAGATTTTTCTAGTCCTACGTGATAATGCCGCTAATATGGTTCGCGCGATGCGTGATCAATATGAATCTGTAGGATGTGTCGCACATACTCTACAGCTCGTAATAAAACAAGCGCTATTTTCAGAAAACGAAATAAAAGACCTCCTAAAGAAATGTAGGAAAATCGTCGGCCATTTCCATCACAGTGAGCCAGCAACCAGGAAATTGAAAGACTGTCAAAAGCAATGTGGATTGCCAGAGCATGCTTTGGTGCAAGACATTGATGTGAGGTGGAACAGCACCTATTTGATGCTGCAACGACTTTTGGAACAAAAAAATGCGGTAAACTTATACTCTGTTGAACATGGTAAGATTGATTCTCTTCAATCAAATGAATGGGTCATTGCAAAGAACCTCACATCCgtattgtcatttttttatgaagccACCCTTGAGTTATCATTTGATAATGCATGCATTTCGATTGTCATACCTTTGATATCGTTATTAAACCGGAAATTGCAAGTTCGCTATGAAAGTGACAACGAAATGATGACCAAGATGAAAAATTCACTATACGAGTCCATGAACAATAGATTTTCATCAGTGAAAAAACTCCCTTCGTTGATGGTAGCTACACTATTGGATCCAAGGTTTAAGTCTAAGTACCTCAATTCCAATGAAGTAGACATTGCTGTTACAGAGCTAATATCTTTCTTGACCGAGTCTGAAGGCAACAAAAAATCATCCCGCACCACTGATAATGATAACGCCAATGATTCTGTGGCTTCAACTTCAACATGCGTCCCGCAAGCTCACAGCATACAGCAAGAAAAAGAAAGTCTTTGGGATGTGCACGATAATACGTCTAGTCAAACAGAGACCACAGAATCTGAAGAAGGCACAAAACACTTTCTAAAAGAAAAGATTCAGTCTTACCTATCGGAGCCATTATTACAACGTAATGCTGACATATATAGTTATTGGAACTGCAGTCCATATCCTATATTGAGAAGTgctgttttaaaatatctttcagCTCCACCTACCAGCGTCCCGAGCGAGCAGTTATTCAGTGCAGCTGGCCAAATATACTCGGATCGTCGCAATAATTTACATGGCGAAAATGTAGAAAAACTGCTTTTCATGGCGTACAATATAAGACTTTTCAATTATGAGTATTAA
- the LOC124530061 gene encoding uncharacterized protein LOC124530061, giving the protein MMYTKLFLLVFICALGKTVESLRCYSCGFSSVDTNRACLTISNSTTRVECSMTYCTIMRQELRDPAGEIVSFLRGCEGSPDFLNHEVSDSNFRTYYRACTSDLCNIGDGIQPVGDGNLSPYPMYNGTNLLVPGT; this is encoded by the exons ATgatgtatacaaaattatttttgctcGTATTTATCTGTGCCCTAGGGAAGACTGTGG AATCTTTGCGATGCTACTCGTGTGGTTTCTCTTCGGTTGACACCAACAGAGCTTGTCTCACTATAAGCAATTCTACGACCAGAGTGGAATGCAGTATGACGTATTGCACCATTATGCGTCAAGAGCTTcga gACCCTGCAGGCGAGATAGTTAGTTTTTTACGAGGATGCGAGGGATCGCCAGACTTTTTAAATCATGAAGTGTCAGATTCAAATTTTCGAACTTATTACCGGGCCTGTACTAGCGACCTCTGTAACATCG gtGATGGAATACAACCCGTAGGGGATGGAAATTTGTCTCCTTATCCAATGTACAACGGTACAAACTTGCTTGTACCTGGAACgtga
- the LOC124530006 gene encoding uncharacterized protein LOC124530006, producing the protein MLTCLTSLLISVCVVFIFRFINMKYKPAILGIYQQQNKTYWFKFLFMYSFLRMKQVITYLKRLLAIELGRSPDGVAHVQEHHANLEQIYKVDDHTMAVDGVYYNGMSENGDALICGLARRPHGICDSFLYLKLKIKNEPLLMTPRLPDTYVQRTKEDEDDYSVQGIKIKNFLPMRTWTLSYNGEMKSRDDVNKTVKVSADLIWSAQWAPFEYDTQMSPYSVADDMAREPWSSDYFKLVKKLHQTHYEQMGSITGTVTVEDRTYEINMPCVRDRSFGPLRDWRNFHRYVYHFVFLENGDCMAIGSVSQPAILSHLTIGYLCKKADQTVVAVDASDFHLYQHGENQILPKDYGFTFQAGGQSYVVRVMVIDEDVFYIGKDREAKFYERWSNVEVNGVKGKACVEWQYNNTQK; encoded by the exons atgttaacgtGTTTAACTTCTCTGTTAATATCAGTGTGTGTTGTGTTTATTTTTCGATTCATAAATATGAAGTATAAACCGGCTATATTGGGTATTtatcaacaacaaaacaaaacttactggtttaagtttttatttatgtattcgtTTCTTAGAATGAAACAG gttattacatatttgaaaaGACTATTAGCAATAGAATTAGGTCGTAGTCCTGATGGAGTTGCACATGTCCAAGAACATCACGCAAATCTAGAACAGATATACAAAGTGGATGACCATACTAtg GCAGTCGATGGCGTTTACTATAATGGAATGTCTGAAAATGGAGATGCTCTCATTTGTGGATTAGCAAGGAGGCCACATGGAATCTGCGATTCTTTCTTATATTTGAAG TTGA agattaaaaatgagcCCCTCCTAATGACACCTAGACTCCCGGATACTTATGTGCAACGAACAAAAGAGGACGAGGATGATTATAGCGTTCaaggaattaaaattaaaaactttctaCCTATGCGCACTTGGACGTTATCATACAATGGAGAAATGAA ATCAAGAGATGATGTTAATAAAACGGTAAAAGTGTCAGCTGATCTCATCTGGAGCGCGCAGTGGGCACCGTTCGAGTACGACACGCAGATGTCACCATACAGCGTCGCCGACGACATGGCGAGGGAACCTTGGTCGAGTGACTACTTTAAGCTTGTTAAGAA ACTCCATCAGACGCATTATGAACAAATGGGATCCATCACCGGTACAGTGACGGTCGAAGACAGAACATACGAAATAAACATGCCGTGTGTCAGAGATAGAAGTTTCG gaCCTCTACGGGATTGGCGTAACTTCCATCGTTACGTTTATCATTTCGTATTCCTCGAGAACGGCGATTGCATGGCCATCGGAAGTGTTTCACAGCCCGCAATACTATCtca CCTTACCATTGGATATTTATGTAAGAAGGCTGATCAGACTGTAGTTGCGGTGGACGCATCCGATTTCCATCTTTACCAACACGGAGAAAACCAAATTCTTCCAAAGGACTATGGTTTTACGTTTCAAGCTG GAGGTCAATCATACGTCGTAAGAGTTATGGTAATCGATGAAGACGTGTTTTACATTGGAAAGGATAGAGAAGCGAAGTTCTACGAAAGATGGAGCAATGTCGAAGTGAACGGCGTTAAAGGAAAGGCTTGTGTGGAATGGCAGTACAATAACacgcaaaaataa
- the LOC124530062 gene encoding inositol polyphosphate 5-phosphatase E isoform X1 yields MTTSPTRTKQKLSLRKRLFVKKSPKVGCYVDTDSNEEFSQSTSRPMSPADPFIAHSAHNSETSIDNPHNNSNYNTRYGTDHHQTTHQNTTTYDDDSNQKCCKTFFRRSRPKSLVEGHGSKDDSYSRPSSPINDSSNNSLSDHTISQTKSEEIPKVTVNFPKSDDAKKYFEHSGSFEGIKPKSKLFVKRLSADHLISNESKPLYHSSSPESDRSSSLDRKRRSKSTITRSASRAGSTDSLVRNSLLAAQVLRLIPTQEAKQRNYLYGRLASHSLLGAAELEHVFPDREVKIFVGTWNMNGQAPPKELADFIFPNEVKHVPDIFAIGTQESFSERTEWEITIQEVLGPSHLLLHSYYLGTIHLTVFIRRDLIWFCSLPEDASLSVRPGTAFRTKGAVAISFALFGSTFLFVTAHLTAHQEKVKERLSDIKRIIRSIDLPKNLPCRHKSKDVTNNFDYVFWCGDLNFRLGEPRAAVLRWIEQTQFPLPPNLPHGLLHADQLTAVLEDGAAFRDFREAPITFPPTYKYDPGSQQFDTSSKQRVPAYTDRILFKAKSMTANSSSAFSGLRRISSVPVSSGLKCIAYNSVQSVVTSDHKPVWALFSCALRPGTDVVPLAAGLFNREVYLEGIKRRRALLDHAPGTSAICNIQ; encoded by the exons ATGACAACATCACCTACCAGGACCAAACAAAAGTTGTCATTGCGGAAACGACTATTTGTGAAAAAATCACCAAAAGTTGGCTGCTATGTAGACACAGATTCCAACGAAGAATTTAGTCAATCAACCTCACGCCCTATGTCCCCTGCTGACCCTTTTATAGCACATAGTGCTCACAACTCCGAAACTAGTATCGATAATCctcataataattcaaattataatacgaGGTATGGAACTGATCATCATCAAACAACTCATCAAAACACAACTACTTATGACGACGATAGTAATCAAAAATGTTGTAAGACGTTCTTTAGAAGATCTCGCCCTAAGAGCTTAGTGGAAGGCCACGGATCTAAGGACGATTCGTACTCAAGACCGAGCAGTCCAATAAACGATTCTAGTAATAATAGTTTAAGTGATCATACAATTTCTCAAACGAAAAGTGAAGAAATACCAAAAGTAACAGTGAATTTTCCAAAAAGTGAtgatgcaaaaaaatattttgaacattcGGGTTCATTTGAAGGCATTAAGccgaaaagtaaattatttgtcAAAAGGTTATCAGCTGATCATTTGATATCCAATGAATCAAAGCCGTTGTATCATTCGTCCTCACCCGAGAGTGATAGGAGTAGTTCTTTAGATCGTAAGAGAAG GAGTAAGTCAACAATAACAAGATCAGCTTCTCGCGCAGGAAGCACTGACAGCTTGGTTCGTAATTCTCTGCTTGCTGCACAGGTGTTGCGTCTTATACCCACACAGGAAGCAAAGCAAAG aaACTATTTATATGGAAGATTAGCATCACACTCTTTACTCGGAGCCGCTGAGTTGGAACATGTATTCCCAGATCGGGAAGTGAAAATATTTGTTGGTACCTGGAATATGAATGGACAGGCACCTCCAAA GGAACTAGCTGATTTTATATTCCCCAATGAGGTAAAACATGTGCCGGATATTTTTGCGATTGGCACTCAAGAATCATTTTCAGAGCGAACCGAATGGGAAATCACAATACAAGAGGTGTTGGGTCCATCACATTTACTACTGCACTCTTATTATTTAG GTACAATACATTTGACGGTATTTATAAGAAGAGATCTTATATGGTTTTGTTCGCTACCCGAAGATGCGAGCCTTTCCGTCCGTCCCGGTACCGCGTTTCGTACCAAAGGTGCCGTAGCAATATCCTTTGCGTTGTTTGGTTCGACGTTTCTCTTCGTGACCGCCCATCTGACAGCTCACCAAGAGAAAGTGAAAGAGAGACTGTCAGATATCAAGAGAATAATAAGGTCTATTGATTTGCCTAAAAATTTGCCCTGCAGACATAAAAGTAAAG ATGTCACTAACAATTTCGACTACGTGTTCTGGTGTGGTGATCTTAATTTTAGACTTGGAGAGCCGAGAGCCGCTGTTTTAAGATGGATCGAACAAACACAA TTCCCCCTCCCGCCAAATTTGCCGCACGGACTGTTACACGCGGATCAGCTGACTGCAGTGCTGGAAGACGGCGCCGCTTTTCGAGACTTCCGCGAAGCCCCAATTACTTTTCCACCAACttataag tATGACCCGGGAAGTCAACAATTCGACACGTCCAGTAAACAAAGAGTTCCGGCGTACACAGATCGAATATTGTTCAAAGCTAAATCAATGACAGCTAATTCGTCGTCTGCGTTTTCAG GCCTACGTCGTATCAGCAGCGTGCCCGTCTCGTCCGGCCTGAAGTGCATCGCGTACAACTCGGTGCAGTCGGTGGTCACCAGCGACCACAAGCCCGTGTGGGCGCTGTTCTCTTGCGCCCTGCGGCCCGGCACTGATGT tgTGCCCCTAGCCGCTGGTTTGTTCAATCGTGAAGTTTATTTAGAGGGAATAAAACGTCGACGAGCGCTTCTCGACCACGCCCCCGGTACGTCCGCCATATgcaatattcaataa